One Sphingobium sp. CAP-1 genomic region harbors:
- a CDS encoding MarR family winged helix-turn-helix transcriptional regulator produces the protein MPDRKPVDLLPDPRLSGIDGLVGFHIRLASAAVYQHFTETFSDLGLTQKQVAILWLIEDQPGIAQADIGRRLRMDRASVMAIVNRMQDRGFLKRGASAHDRRRQTLSLTDAGAVELRKARASIAAHEAWLKARFTAEETASLMALLRRIYV, from the coding sequence ATGCCCGACAGAAAGCCGGTCGACCTGCTGCCCGATCCCCGCCTCAGCGGCATCGACGGCCTGGTCGGCTTTCACATCCGGCTGGCGAGCGCGGCGGTCTACCAGCATTTTACCGAAACGTTCAGCGATCTTGGCCTGACCCAGAAACAGGTCGCGATCCTCTGGCTGATCGAGGATCAGCCCGGCATCGCCCAGGCCGATATCGGACGGCGGCTGCGCATGGACCGGGCCAGCGTCATGGCGATCGTCAACCGGATGCAGGATCGCGGCTTCCTGAAACGCGGCGCATCCGCGCACGACCGGCGGCGCCAGACGCTCAGCCTGACCGATGCCGGCGCGGTCGAACTGCGCAAGGCCCGCGCCAGCATCGCCGCCCACGAAGCCTGGCTGAAAGCGCGCTTCACGGCGGAAGAAACGGCATCGCTGATGGCGCTGCTCCGCCGCATCTATGTCTGA
- a CDS encoding GMC oxidoreductase, whose protein sequence is MSATFDAIVVGSGITGGWAAKELTQAGLKVLLVERGPDEPHGDYKTEMKAPWEMPFRGMGDAEAYLKSYPVQSGNRHFNEFTQHHFVRDDINPYTVEEGQAFNWWRGYQLGGRSLTWGRQCYRWSDYDFGANKADGHGSDWPIRYADLAPWYDRVEDFIGVSGSAEGLAALPDGHFQPPMALNVVEQHVRGVIDRHWPDRRLTVGRTANLTQEKEGRAKCQYRSICARGCSYGAYFSTQSSTLPAAQATGNLTLVTDSIVDQVEIDPVTRKATGVLILNSATGKRMRASARMIFLNASAFNSVHILLRSRSDLFPNGLANSSGVLGTHIMDHASTLSGMALMHGFEDRTTFGNRPTGIVIPRFRNLDKPDGKGFTRGYSYQGGALQSTWTQGKRMPGIGAAMKDNLHKVGPWKMVLVTYAESLPRASNRLSLDPVKTDAHGMAALHIAFDHGANERAALADAKTEAKAMLEAAGGTYLFGFDQPGAGGSSIHEMGGARMGNDPATSVLDRWNRAHDVANLFVTDGAAMASSACQNPSLTYMALTARACDAAVTMLKEGRL, encoded by the coding sequence ATGAGCGCGACCTTCGATGCGATCGTCGTCGGCTCCGGCATCACCGGGGGCTGGGCGGCCAAGGAGCTGACGCAGGCGGGCCTGAAGGTGCTGCTGGTCGAGCGCGGCCCGGATGAACCCCATGGCGACTATAAGACCGAGATGAAGGCGCCGTGGGAGATGCCGTTTCGCGGCATGGGCGATGCGGAGGCGTATCTCAAATCCTATCCGGTCCAGTCGGGCAACCGCCATTTCAACGAGTTTACCCAGCATCATTTCGTCCGCGACGACATCAATCCCTATACGGTGGAAGAGGGGCAGGCGTTCAACTGGTGGCGTGGCTATCAACTGGGTGGGCGGTCGCTGACCTGGGGCCGGCAATGCTATCGCTGGTCCGACTATGATTTCGGCGCGAACAAGGCCGATGGGCATGGCAGCGACTGGCCGATCCGCTATGCCGACCTGGCCCCCTGGTATGACAGGGTCGAGGATTTTATCGGCGTGTCGGGATCGGCCGAGGGGCTGGCGGCGCTGCCCGACGGGCATTTTCAGCCGCCCATGGCGTTGAATGTGGTCGAGCAGCATGTGCGTGGCGTGATCGACCGGCATTGGCCCGATCGTCGGCTGACCGTGGGACGCACCGCCAATCTGACGCAGGAAAAGGAGGGGCGGGCGAAATGCCAGTATCGCTCCATCTGCGCGCGCGGGTGCAGCTATGGCGCCTATTTCTCGACCCAGAGTTCGACCCTGCCCGCCGCGCAGGCGACCGGCAATCTGACGCTGGTGACGGACAGCATCGTGGATCAGGTCGAAATCGATCCGGTCACGCGGAAGGCGACCGGGGTGCTGATCCTGAACAGCGCCACCGGCAAGCGGATGCGGGCCAGCGCGCGAATGATCTTCCTCAACGCCAGCGCCTTCAACAGCGTGCATATCCTGCTGCGTTCGCGGTCGGACCTGTTCCCCAACGGGCTGGCGAACAGCAGCGGCGTGCTGGGCACGCATATCATGGATCATGCGTCGACCCTGTCGGGCATGGCGCTGATGCACGGGTTCGAGGATCGCACGACCTTCGGCAACCGGCCGACCGGGATCGTCATTCCGCGCTTCCGCAATCTGGACAAGCCGGACGGCAAGGGCTTCACGCGCGGCTACAGCTATCAGGGCGGGGCGCTGCAATCGACCTGGACGCAGGGCAAGCGGATGCCGGGCATCGGCGCGGCGATGAAGGATAATCTGCACAAGGTCGGGCCGTGGAAGATGGTGCTGGTCACTTATGCCGAAAGCCTGCCGCGGGCGTCCAACCGGCTGTCTCTGGACCCGGTAAAGACCGATGCCCATGGCATGGCGGCGCTGCACATCGCGTTCGACCATGGCGCCAATGAGCGTGCGGCGCTGGCCGATGCGAAAACCGAAGCCAAAGCGATGCTGGAGGCGGCGGGCGGCACTTATCTGTTCGGTTTCGACCAGCCGGGCGCTGGCGGCTCCTCCATTCATGAGATGGGCGGCGCGCGCATGGGGAATGACCCCGCGACATCGGTGCTGGACAGATGGAACCGGGCGCATGACGTGGCCAATCTGTTCGTCACCGACGGCGCGGCGATGGCGTCCTCCGCCTGCCAGAATCCGTCGCTCACTTATATGGCGCTGA
- a CDS encoding carotenoid oxygenase family protein has translation MAHFPDTPAFTGFNTPSRIEADIADLDVKGAVPPELDGAFYRVQPDPQFPPLLGDDIAFNGDGMISMFRFRDGKVDLRQRWAKTDKWKLEHEAGRALFGAYRNPLTDDESVKGQFRGTANTTAFIHGGRLYALKEDSPALVMDPATLETDGYTRFEGRMTGQTFTAHPKIDPATGDMIAFGYAAKGVLTLDMTYYEVAPDGTLKRELWFELPYYAMMHDFAITPDYALFHVVPSTSNWERLEQGLPHFGFDTTLPVYLGVLPRRADASAADIRWFRRDNCFASHVMNAFQDGTKIHFDTPEAKNNMFPFFPDIHGAPFNPMEAASFLTRWTVDMASNGEDFASVRRLTGMMGEFPRIDDRYTGLPYRYGWMLVIDPTKPVELKGGSPSGMLMNTLGLIDHRTGEEQRWWCGPLSSLQEPCFIPRGPDAPEGDGWIVQVCNRLEEHRSDLLLFDALDIAKGPIAEVRVPIRLRFGLHGNWATAAEIGLAD, from the coding sequence GTGGCGCATTTTCCCGACACGCCCGCTTTCACCGGATTCAACACGCCTTCACGGATCGAGGCGGACATCGCCGATCTGGATGTGAAGGGGGCGGTGCCGCCGGAACTGGACGGTGCCTTCTACCGGGTGCAGCCCGACCCGCAATTCCCGCCCTTGCTGGGCGACGACATCGCTTTCAACGGCGACGGCATGATTTCCATGTTCCGGTTCAGGGACGGCAAGGTCGACCTGCGCCAGCGTTGGGCGAAAACCGACAAATGGAAACTGGAGCATGAGGCGGGGCGGGCGCTGTTCGGCGCCTATCGCAATCCGCTGACCGACGACGAATCGGTGAAGGGGCAGTTTCGCGGCACCGCCAACACCACCGCCTTCATCCATGGCGGCCGGCTCTATGCGCTGAAGGAGGACAGTCCGGCGCTGGTGATGGACCCGGCGACGCTGGAGACGGACGGTTATACCCGGTTCGAGGGCAGGATGACCGGCCAGACCTTCACCGCGCACCCCAAGATCGATCCCGCGACCGGTGATATGATCGCCTTTGGCTATGCGGCCAAAGGGGTGTTGACGCTCGACATGACCTATTATGAGGTCGCGCCTGACGGGACGCTGAAACGCGAACTGTGGTTCGAACTGCCCTATTATGCGATGATGCATGATTTCGCGATCACGCCCGATTATGCGCTGTTCCACGTCGTGCCCAGCACGTCCAACTGGGAGCGGCTGGAACAGGGGCTGCCGCATTTCGGGTTCGACACGACGCTGCCCGTCTATCTGGGCGTGCTGCCGCGCCGGGCCGATGCGAGCGCGGCGGATATCAGATGGTTCCGGCGCGACAATTGCTTCGCCAGCCATGTCATGAACGCCTTCCAGGACGGCACGAAAATCCATTTCGACACGCCCGAAGCGAAGAACAACATGTTCCCCTTCTTCCCCGATATTCATGGCGCGCCGTTCAATCCCATGGAAGCCGCGAGCTTCCTGACCCGCTGGACCGTCGATATGGCGTCCAATGGCGAGGATTTCGCCAGCGTGCGGCGGCTGACGGGCATGATGGGCGAATTTCCGCGCATCGATGATCGCTACACCGGTCTGCCCTATCGTTATGGCTGGATGCTGGTGATCGATCCGACCAAGCCGGTCGAACTGAAGGGCGGCAGTCCGTCGGGGATGCTGATGAACACGCTGGGCCTGATCGATCACCGGACCGGGGAGGAGCAGCGCTGGTGGTGCGGGCCGCTGTCGTCCTTGCAGGAACCCTGCTTCATCCCCCGTGGACCCGACGCGCCGGAGGGCGATGGCTGGATCGTGCAGGTCTGCAACCGGCTGGAGGAGCATCGCAGCGACCTGCTGCTGTTCGACGCGCTCGACATCGCCAAGGGGCCGATCGCGGAGGTGCGGGTGCCGATCCGCCTGCGCTTCGGCCTGCATGGCAATTGGGCGACGGCGGCGGAGATTGGACTGGCGGATTAG
- a CDS encoding gluconate 2-dehydrogenase subunit 3 family protein, which translates to MAQDIRQGLSRQGVDRRQLIGAGLLLTLGVGTPMELWRRRADGESGSADAGQRALAERLCDLVVPSTDTPGAIAAKVPDWLLLALSHGQAGTAAQPDGPYAIARSVGSATPMGLTWLDAVGRQLTVLAKGDFVSLPPRVQHDLLARIDAEAFAPGGENHAWHKIKDLILTGYYTSEIGGSQELRYELVPGRWEPDIPIGPHSRAFSSDWTAVDFG; encoded by the coding sequence GTGGCGCAGGACATCAGGCAAGGCTTGTCGCGGCAGGGTGTCGATCGGCGGCAGTTGATCGGGGCGGGCCTGTTGCTGACGCTGGGCGTCGGTACGCCGATGGAATTGTGGCGCCGCCGCGCAGACGGCGAAAGCGGGTCGGCCGATGCCGGCCAGCGCGCGCTGGCCGAGCGGCTTTGCGATCTGGTGGTGCCGTCCACCGATACCCCCGGCGCGATCGCCGCCAAAGTGCCGGACTGGCTGCTGCTGGCGTTGAGCCATGGACAGGCCGGGACGGCCGCGCAGCCGGACGGTCCCTATGCGATTGCGCGTTCGGTCGGGTCCGCGACCCCGATGGGCCTGACCTGGCTGGATGCGGTCGGCCGTCAGCTTACCGTCCTGGCAAAGGGCGATTTCGTCAGCCTGCCCCCCAGGGTCCAGCATGACCTGCTCGCCCGGATCGATGCCGAAGCGTTCGCGCCGGGCGGCGAAAATCATGCCTGGCACAAGATCAAGGATCTGATCCTGACCGGCTATTATACGTCCGAAATCGGCGGTTCGCAGGAGTTGCGCTATGAACTGGTGCCGGGGCGGTGGGAGCCGGATATCCCCATCGGCCCGCACAGCCGCGCCTTTTCCAGCGACTGGACCGCGGTGGACTTCGGATGA